In Longimicrobium sp., the genomic stretch CGAGCCGACCAGGGAGATGCCGGAGATGGCGTTGGTGGCCGACATCAGCGGCGTGTGCAGCAGCGGCGGGACGCGGGTGATGGTGAAGTACCCGACGAACCCGGCCAGCACGAACACGAACAGCAGCGTGATGCTCATGGAGATGGCGCCGTTGGGGTGGGTGCCGAACCGCGTGTGCGCGGGGTTTGCCGCTAGCCTTCGCCCAGTCCGAGCCGGCGCTTCAGCTCCGACACGATCAGGTTGTCCTCGAAGATGGAGACCTCGCCGCCCTCGATCTCGTGGCGCCGGCGCTTGATCTCGGCCAGCGTGGGGTCGTCGTCCAGCCGCTCGTCGTGCGGCTCGCCGGCCACACCCACGCCCGCCGGCGGCGCGGGTGCGGCGCCCGCGAGCTCCGCCAGGCGCGCGTCGACCAGCTCCGCGGCGGGGCCGTACCACGCGGCGGTGTCGGGATCGCGCGGCGCCAGGCTGGCCAGGAGCGCCCGCGCCAGCCGCGCCCGCGCCGCCTCCGTCAGCGACAGCGCCGCCTTCTCCACCAGGGTGATGTCGTCGCTCACTGTCGCTCTGCTGCCGGATCGCCGAACTTCGCCTTGAGCTCTGCCATGACAGTCTCATGGTCGATCAACGTTGCCTCACCGCGCTGGATCTCTTCCCAACGTCGCTGGATTTCGATCATCCAAGCCTGCTCGGCGTATACGTCGATCCAGCGTCCGCCGTCTTCTTCGCCGTCCAGCGAATCCATCAGGCGCTGAATCAGCCGTGAGCGAAGATTCGCGGGAAGCTGAAGTGCAGCAGTCTCGATGTCGTCGTACTCCATCTGATTCGGCCGCTATCCGAGGTCCTCATTTCGCACGCGCGCGTTCGTGGCGCGCGTGACGACACCGTACTCACTGAACGCACCGCTGAGCAGCAGGCGGTTGGCCTCTTCCATCAGCGCGCTCACGTCGCCTCCGAACTCTTCCAGCGTTGCTTTCGGATGCGATGTTCGACGATCGGATCGCGGTGCACCTCAACCGGCCGCGCGGCGTGGCGCAACGGGCGGCTGCTTCGGAGGGAGGCGAACGAACTCCCGGTCCGCGTAGTCACCGCGGTCGCGCCGCTCGCGGAGAGCG encodes the following:
- a CDS encoding addiction module protein produces the protein MEYDDIETAALQLPANLRSRLIQRLMDSLDGEEDGGRWIDVYAEQAWMIEIQRRWEEIQRGEATLIDHETVMAELKAKFGDPAAERQ